The following are from one region of the Roseobacter fucihabitans genome:
- a CDS encoding DUF1330 domain-containing protein gives MPKGYIIGNIDLKDGEAYKPYSARNDILVPRHGGKFLARGGSSEILEGAAHPRHVIIEFPSYDAALAFYNDPEYQENMKIRQACSDGTIIAVEGI, from the coding sequence ATGCCCAAAGGCTACATCATCGGTAATATAGACCTGAAGGACGGTGAGGCTTACAAGCCCTACAGCGCGCGCAATGACATATTGGTACCGCGTCACGGCGGCAAGTTTCTGGCGCGCGGCGGATCGTCCGAAATCCTGGAAGGCGCGGCCCATCCGCGCCATGTCATTATCGAGTTTCCGTCATATGACGCAGCGCTCGCCTTTTATAATGACCCTGAATACCAGGAAAATATGAAGATTAGACAGGCATGTTCTGACGGAACCATCATCGCGGTGGAAGGTATATAA
- a CDS encoding extracellular solute-binding protein — translation MKLTKTLLASTALTVVAGMTFADGHMANEMTIVSWGGAYSNSQQQAYHNPYSEKTGVKIINDESSAEAVAKLRAMNEAGNVTWDVVDVVAADAIRLCDEGLAMEIDFDEQLAPAPDGTSASDDFGDLLVSDCFIPQIVYSTTFGYRTDMVGDTPPTSVCAVFDTDAYPGKRALEKRPINNMEWALLCDGVAKDEVYDVLETDEGQQQALDKLATIKDDVIWWSAGADTPQLLADGEVVMGSTYNGRLFSVIEEQNQPVAMLWDAQVFDLDGWIIPAGLSDERKARALDYIYFATDTQRLADQAKWISYGPARASSAPLVGQHADLGIDMAPHMPTDPENAKNTFLYNYEFWADYRDDIDAKFQAWLAQ, via the coding sequence ATGAAACTGACCAAGACGCTTTTGGCATCCACCGCACTGACTGTTGTGGCTGGCATGACTTTCGCTGACGGCCATATGGCAAACGAAATGACCATCGTCAGCTGGGGTGGTGCTTATTCCAATTCACAGCAACAAGCCTATCACAACCCTTACTCGGAAAAGACCGGCGTTAAGATCATCAACGATGAATCTTCGGCCGAAGCTGTGGCCAAGCTGCGCGCGATGAACGAAGCTGGAAACGTAACCTGGGACGTGGTCGACGTGGTTGCAGCAGATGCCATCCGCCTGTGCGATGAAGGCCTCGCCATGGAAATCGATTTTGACGAACAGCTTGCACCGGCGCCGGATGGCACATCGGCATCGGATGATTTCGGTGATTTGCTGGTGTCTGACTGCTTCATTCCGCAGATCGTCTACTCCACAACCTTCGGCTACCGCACCGACATGGTGGGCGATACGCCACCGACATCTGTCTGCGCCGTCTTTGACACAGACGCTTATCCGGGCAAACGGGCTTTGGAAAAACGTCCGATCAACAACATGGAATGGGCCTTGCTCTGTGACGGTGTCGCCAAGGACGAAGTCTATGACGTTCTGGAAACCGACGAAGGTCAACAGCAGGCACTCGACAAGCTGGCAACCATCAAAGACGACGTGATCTGGTGGTCTGCGGGTGCGGATACGCCACAGTTGCTGGCGGACGGCGAAGTCGTGATGGGCTCCACATACAACGGGCGTTTGTTCTCGGTGATTGAGGAACAGAACCAACCCGTTGCCATGCTTTGGGACGCACAGGTGTTCGACCTTGATGGCTGGATCATTCCCGCCGGTCTGAGCGATGAGCGCAAAGCGCGCGCTTTGGATTACATCTACTTTGCCACAGACACGCAGCGTCTCGCGGATCAGGCCAAGTGGATCAGCTATGGCCCGGCCCGTGCATCCTCTGCGCCGCTCGTCGGGCAGCATGCCGATCTGGGTATCGACATGGCGCCGCATATGCCAACCGATCCTGAAAACGCAAAGAATACGTTCCTCTATAACTACGAGTTCTGGGCGGATTACCGCGACGACATCGACGCCAAATTCCAGGCGTGGCTGGCACAATAA
- a CDS encoding ABC transporter ATP-binding protein, which translates to MANTEHADAFVEFERVQKSYDGENLVVKDLNLSMPKGEFLTMLGPSGSGKTTCLMMLAGFETATHGDIRLDGISINNIPPHKRGIGMVFQNYALFPHMTVAENLSFPLEVRKMGKSDREAKVKRALDMVQMGDFAGRRPSQLSGGQQQRIALSRALVFEPELVLMDEPLGALDKQLRETLQFEITKLAHDLGITVVYVTHDQTEALTMSDRVAVFDDGRIQQLAPPDKLYEEPENSFVAQFIGENNTLEGVVKEIKNGVALVELDGGEMIDAKPVNVTAAGERTRVSIRPERVEYNKDRLSADAHTLKAEVLEFVYMGDIFRTRLRVAGMEDFIIKTRNAPDVERLKPGQQIEIGWMPQDCRALDA; encoded by the coding sequence TTGGCCAACACCGAACACGCAGATGCGTTCGTCGAATTTGAACGCGTGCAAAAAAGCTATGACGGCGAGAACCTTGTCGTCAAAGACTTGAACCTTTCGATGCCAAAAGGTGAATTCCTGACGATGCTCGGGCCGTCGGGATCCGGCAAGACCACCTGCCTGATGATGTTGGCGGGTTTTGAGACCGCAACGCATGGCGACATTCGTCTGGACGGTATTTCGATTAATAACATCCCACCGCATAAGCGCGGCATCGGCATGGTATTTCAGAACTACGCGCTGTTTCCGCATATGACGGTTGCCGAAAATCTGTCGTTCCCGCTGGAAGTGCGCAAGATGGGCAAATCGGACCGGGAAGCCAAAGTGAAACGCGCTTTGGATATGGTCCAGATGGGCGATTTCGCAGGTCGGCGTCCCTCGCAGTTGTCGGGCGGTCAACAGCAGCGGATCGCGCTGTCGCGCGCTTTGGTGTTTGAACCCGAACTTGTGCTGATGGACGAACCGCTGGGGGCTTTGGACAAACAACTGCGCGAAACGCTACAATTCGAGATCACAAAGCTTGCGCATGATCTGGGGATCACGGTTGTTTACGTGACGCATGACCAGACCGAAGCCCTGACGATGTCGGATCGCGTCGCCGTTTTCGACGACGGTCGTATTCAACAACTGGCACCACCCGACAAGCTTTATGAGGAGCCCGAGAACAGCTTCGTGGCGCAGTTCATTGGCGAAAACAACACACTCGAGGGTGTGGTCAAAGAGATAAAGAACGGCGTTGCACTGGTGGAACTGGACGGTGGCGAAATGATCGACGCCAAACCCGTCAATGTCACCGCCGCCGGAGAGCGCACGCGGGTGTCGATCCGCCCTGAGCGGGTTGAGTATAACAAAGACCGGTTGAGCGCGGATGCGCATACCTTAAAGGCCGAGGTGCTTGAGTTCGTATATATGGGTGATATTTTCCGCACGCGCCTGCGGGTTGCGGGCATGGAGGACTTTATCATCAAGACGCGTAACGCACCGGACGTGGAACGCCTCAAACCCGGGCAGCAGATCGAGATTGGCTGGATGCCCCAGGATTGCCGCGCATTGGACGCTTGA
- a CDS encoding aspartate aminotransferase family protein translates to MSVLSNHMPTAELQALDAAHHMHPFTTNDELAEKGARIITRAKGVFLTDSEGNEILDAMAGLWCVNIGYGRPEMAEVAARQMMELPYYNTFFMTTHVPAIALAQEIAKLAPEGLNHVFFAGSGSEANDTNIRMVRTYWAEKGKPAKSHIISRKNAYHGSSVGSGSLGGMAYMHAQGGLPIPGIHHINQPDWWAEGGDMTPEEFGLARAEELEAKILELGEDNVAAFIAEPIQGAGGVVIPPQTYWPEIQRICDAYEILLIADEVICGFGRTGNWFGSQTMGIRPHIMTIAKGLSSGYQPIGGSIVCDEVAQVIGATEFNHGYTYSGHPVAAAVALENLRILQEEKLVDRVRDVGGPALKAGLESLNDHPLVGGISIKGMMASIPLTPHKESRAKFATDAGTVGYMCRERCFANNLVMRHVGDRMIISPPLVIELDEIDLLISRAKKALDETYAQLKDQDLLKAAS, encoded by the coding sequence ATGTCCGTCCTCTCGAACCACATGCCAACCGCTGAGTTGCAGGCCTTGGATGCCGCACACCATATGCATCCTTTCACGACAAACGACGAGTTGGCGGAGAAGGGCGCACGGATCATCACCCGAGCCAAAGGCGTGTTCCTGACGGATAGCGAAGGGAACGAGATTCTGGATGCCATGGCGGGGCTGTGGTGCGTCAACATCGGATATGGCCGTCCCGAAATGGCCGAAGTTGCAGCGCGCCAGATGATGGAACTGCCCTATTACAACACCTTCTTCATGACCACCCATGTGCCCGCCATCGCCCTGGCTCAGGAGATCGCAAAACTTGCGCCTGAAGGTCTGAACCATGTGTTTTTCGCCGGTTCCGGTTCAGAGGCGAATGACACCAACATCCGTATGGTCCGCACCTATTGGGCGGAAAAGGGCAAGCCTGCGAAATCTCATATCATCAGCCGCAAGAACGCCTATCACGGGTCTTCTGTCGGGTCGGGGTCGCTGGGCGGCATGGCGTATATGCATGCGCAGGGTGGTTTGCCGATTCCCGGCATCCATCACATCAACCAGCCCGATTGGTGGGCGGAGGGTGGCGACATGACGCCTGAGGAATTCGGCCTCGCGCGGGCAGAGGAGCTCGAGGCCAAGATCCTCGAACTGGGCGAGGATAATGTGGCCGCCTTCATCGCGGAGCCCATCCAGGGGGCGGGGGGCGTTGTGATCCCGCCGCAAACCTATTGGCCGGAAATCCAGCGCATTTGCGACGCCTATGAAATCCTGCTGATCGCGGATGAGGTCATCTGCGGGTTCGGGCGCACCGGCAATTGGTTCGGCAGCCAGACCATGGGCATCCGCCCCCATATCATGACCATCGCCAAGGGTCTGAGTTCGGGCTACCAGCCGATTGGCGGCTCGATTGTCTGCGATGAAGTCGCGCAGGTCATCGGCGCGACCGAATTCAATCATGGCTATACCTATTCGGGCCATCCGGTCGCCGCGGCGGTGGCGCTGGAAAACCTGCGTATCTTGCAGGAAGAAAAGCTTGTGGACCGCGTGCGTGATGTTGGCGGCCCGGCGCTTAAGGCAGGTCTCGAGTCCCTTAATGACCACCCCCTCGTGGGCGGGATTTCGATCAAAGGCATGATGGCGTCGATCCCATTGACGCCCCACAAGGAAAGCCGCGCGAAATTTGCCACGGACGCCGGGACGGTCGGCTACATGTGTCGTGAACGGTGTTTCGCGAATAATCTGGTCATGCGTCATGTGGGAGACCGTATGATCATTTCGCCGCCCTTGGTGATCGAGCTTGACGAAATCGACCTGCTGATCTCCCGCGCCAAGAAGGCCCTCGATGAAACATACGCGCAATTAAAAGACCAGGACCTCCTTAAAGCAGCTTCATAA
- a CDS encoding GntR family transcriptional regulator, with the protein MQMLRNPAPVDPSVKGKLPAHQHVYEQLRTRILFGDLAPGQAVTIQGLVEDLGAGMTPVREAIRRLISDGALSMMGNRRVIVPELTINCIEQLDFMRQSLEPQLTRLAIENVDSTLLAALRSEDDSLNAAITAGDISGYLTQNYRFHARLYRAANAPILSATVDRLWLRFAPSLRVVCGRYGTFNLPDKHADLLCALEDGNAEAAAFAMAEDVQQGMRQIRASIE; encoded by the coding sequence ATGCAAATGCTCAGAAATCCAGCGCCAGTGGATCCTTCAGTCAAAGGGAAGCTACCGGCTCACCAACATGTTTATGAGCAACTCAGAACCCGCATTCTCTTTGGCGATCTCGCTCCGGGACAGGCGGTCACAATCCAGGGACTCGTGGAAGATCTTGGCGCGGGGATGACGCCCGTGCGCGAAGCGATCCGCCGACTGATTTCCGACGGTGCCTTGAGCATGATGGGCAATCGCCGCGTGATCGTGCCTGAACTGACCATAAATTGCATCGAACAGCTTGATTTTATGCGTCAGTCCTTGGAACCACAACTCACCAGACTGGCGATTGAAAACGTCGATTCGACCCTTCTGGCCGCGCTTAGATCCGAGGATGACTCTTTGAATGCGGCGATTACAGCGGGCGATATTTCAGGCTACCTGACGCAAAACTACCGGTTCCATGCAAGGCTTTACCGGGCGGCAAATGCGCCGATCCTGAGCGCAACCGTCGATCGGCTGTGGCTCCGCTTTGCGCCCTCCCTGCGTGTGGTCTGCGGCCGATATGGCACCTTCAACCTGCCTGACAAACACGCTGATCTATTATGCGCCCTTGAAGACGGTAACGCAGAGGCGGCGGCATTCGCGATGGCCGAGGACGTTCAACAGGGGATGCGCCAAATTCGAGCATCAATAGAATAA
- a CDS encoding polyamine ABC transporter substrate-binding protein, producing MKKLMLSSASLALCATVAVADEVRVYNWSDYIDEALLEKFEQETGIELIYDVFDSNEVLETKMLAGGSGYDVVVPTGTFLQRQITAGAFQKLDATKLPNLANMWDAIEARTLQYDPENAYSINYMWGTTGIGANVGKVQELLGADAPIGSLNLIFDPANMEKLAECGVHFLDAPAEMIPAALKFIGEDPDSHDPEVIEKAEAVLMGVRPYIQKFHSSEYINALANGDICVAFGWSGDILQARDRAAEADNGVEIVFNAPSEGALMWFDQMAIPVDAPNPEAAHVFLNFIMDAQNMADASNYVYYANGNLASQALLAEDVIGDPAIYPDAETVENLYTTTPYPARVQRTVTRLWTKVKSGI from the coding sequence ATGAAGAAGCTAATGCTGAGCAGCGCATCGCTTGCCCTTTGCGCGACGGTGGCGGTGGCCGATGAGGTCCGCGTCTACAACTGGTCCGACTACATTGATGAGGCACTGCTGGAAAAATTCGAGCAGGAAACAGGTATCGAGCTCATCTATGATGTGTTTGATAGCAACGAGGTGTTGGAAACCAAGATGCTTGCGGGCGGTTCGGGTTACGATGTTGTTGTGCCGACCGGGACATTCCTGCAACGCCAGATTACCGCCGGTGCTTTCCAGAAACTGGACGCAACAAAGCTGCCAAATCTTGCGAATATGTGGGATGCGATCGAGGCGCGTACTCTTCAGTATGATCCCGAAAACGCTTATTCAATCAATTACATGTGGGGAACGACCGGCATCGGTGCCAATGTCGGTAAGGTCCAGGAACTGCTCGGTGCGGATGCGCCAATTGGATCTCTCAATCTGATTTTTGACCCTGCCAACATGGAAAAACTGGCCGAATGTGGCGTGCATTTCCTTGATGCACCGGCTGAAATGATCCCTGCGGCCTTGAAATTCATCGGCGAAGATCCCGACAGCCATGACCCTGAGGTGATTGAGAAAGCTGAAGCCGTTCTGATGGGTGTACGTCCCTACATTCAAAAATTTCACAGTTCGGAATACATCAACGCTCTGGCGAACGGGGATATCTGCGTCGCTTTCGGTTGGTCCGGTGACATTCTGCAAGCCCGTGATCGTGCCGCAGAGGCCGATAATGGCGTTGAAATCGTGTTTAATGCCCCTTCGGAAGGCGCGTTGATGTGGTTTGATCAAATGGCGATACCGGTTGATGCGCCCAATCCAGAGGCCGCGCATGTGTTCCTGAACTTCATCATGGACGCTCAAAACATGGCTGATGCGTCAAATTATGTCTATTACGCGAACGGAAACCTCGCCTCCCAAGCCTTGCTGGCCGAGGACGTTATTGGCGATCCGGCGATATATCCCGATGCTGAGACGGTTGAAAACCTTTATACAACAACGCCGTATCCCGCGCGTGTACAGCGGACCGTGACCCGGCTCTGGACAAAGGTCAAATCTGGGATCTGA
- a CDS encoding ABC transporter ATP-binding protein yields the protein MNQTVFAPWNDPAEKPLIRFENVTKRFGAFTAIDDLTLDIFEKEFFALLGPSGCGKTTMMRMLAGFEAPTAGRIILAGQDIAPVPPNKRAVNMMFQSYALFPHLSVYENIAFGLRRGNMPKHDIDDRVGEMLKLTRLEKFARRKPHQISGGQRQRVALARSLAKAPKLLLLDEPLGALDAKLRQATQFELMDIQEKTGTTFVIVTHDQEEAMTVASRVAVMDEGRIMQVATPERIYEVPESVYVADFIGDVNIIQGTAKPSGAQQYAIHWAEGVAPLTAASERVLADGQTCHLAVRPEKIAISAERPVDADNAVQGTILDIAYLGNLSTYHVALPGGQVIKAQTANTRRVSRRSFTWEDTVWISWTTTAGVLLEQ from the coding sequence GTGAACCAAACCGTTTTTGCTCCATGGAATGATCCGGCTGAAAAACCCCTGATCCGTTTTGAGAACGTCACAAAGCGTTTCGGAGCATTCACCGCGATTGACGATCTGACGCTCGATATTTTCGAAAAAGAATTTTTCGCTCTCCTGGGCCCCTCGGGATGTGGCAAAACGACGATGATGCGCATGTTGGCAGGGTTTGAGGCACCGACAGCGGGCCGGATCATTTTGGCCGGACAGGACATCGCACCGGTGCCCCCCAATAAGCGGGCCGTGAATATGATGTTCCAGTCTTATGCGTTGTTTCCGCATTTGAGTGTCTATGAGAACATCGCCTTTGGGTTGCGGCGCGGAAATATGCCCAAACATGATATCGATGATCGTGTTGGTGAAATGCTCAAACTGACGCGGCTGGAAAAATTCGCACGCCGTAAACCGCATCAGATTTCAGGCGGTCAACGCCAGCGGGTCGCGCTGGCCCGCAGCCTGGCCAAGGCCCCCAAACTGCTGCTTCTTGACGAACCACTTGGTGCGCTGGATGCGAAGCTGCGTCAGGCCACGCAGTTCGAGCTGATGGATATTCAGGAGAAAACGGGGACGACCTTTGTGATCGTGACCCATGATCAGGAAGAGGCGATGACCGTCGCCAGTCGCGTTGCCGTGATGGACGAGGGCCGCATCATGCAGGTGGCCACGCCAGAGCGGATTTATGAGGTGCCAGAAAGTGTCTATGTCGCTGATTTTATTGGAGACGTGAATATCATCCAAGGAACTGCCAAGCCAAGTGGCGCGCAGCAATACGCGATTCATTGGGCGGAGGGTGTCGCACCGTTAACCGCCGCGAGTGAGCGTGTTCTGGCGGACGGGCAAACCTGCCATCTTGCGGTCCGCCCGGAAAAGATAGCCATCAGCGCGGAGCGTCCGGTTGATGCCGACAATGCGGTTCAGGGAACGATTCTGGACATCGCCTATTTGGGCAATTTGTCCACCTATCATGTGGCGTTGCCAGGCGGGCAGGTGATCAAGGCGCAAACGGCTAACACCCGTCGTGTATCGCGCCGCAGCTTCACCTGGGAAGATACCGTCTGGATTTCCTGGACGACAACCGCAGGGGTGTTGTTGGAGCAATGA
- a CDS encoding ABC transporter permease subunit: MQRFALIAVPYAWLLALFLIPFVIVFKISLSDIALAIPPYTPTLKEGFGPFLAALDFENFAFLASDDLYWRAYVSSLRIALISTLLTLLIGYPVAYAMARAPEEWRATLMMLVILPFWTSFLIRVYAWMGILSQEGFLNQFLLWTGLISAPLTILNTTSAVYIGIVYTYVPFMILPIYAALDRLDGSLIEAAEDLGCSRFQAFWLVTIPLSKNGIIAGSFLVFIPALGEFVIPSLLGGSGTLMIGKVLWEEFFNNRDWPVASAVAVVLLLILIIPIILFQRNQQRQAEQET, from the coding sequence ATGCAAAGATTTGCTTTAATCGCAGTGCCTTATGCATGGTTGCTGGCATTGTTCCTCATCCCCTTCGTGATTGTGTTCAAGATTTCCCTATCGGATATCGCGCTTGCGATTCCGCCTTACACGCCCACCCTGAAAGAGGGGTTCGGGCCGTTTCTTGCCGCGCTGGACTTCGAGAACTTCGCCTTCCTGGCCTCGGATGACCTCTACTGGAGAGCCTATGTCAGTTCCCTGCGCATCGCGCTCATCTCTACGCTGCTGACACTCTTGATCGGTTATCCGGTTGCCTATGCGATGGCGCGTGCACCCGAAGAATGGCGCGCAACGCTGATGATGCTGGTCATTCTGCCGTTCTGGACGTCTTTCCTCATCCGGGTTTATGCATGGATGGGCATCCTAAGCCAGGAAGGGTTCCTCAACCAGTTTTTACTCTGGACCGGGTTGATTTCGGCTCCGCTCACGATCTTGAACACGACCTCTGCGGTCTATATCGGCATCGTCTATACTTACGTGCCCTTTATGATCCTGCCGATTTATGCCGCCCTCGACCGGCTCGACGGATCGCTTATCGAAGCCGCCGAAGATCTTGGCTGTTCGCGGTTTCAAGCCTTCTGGCTCGTGACAATTCCACTGTCCAAGAACGGTATTATCGCCGGCAGTTTCCTTGTCTTCATCCCGGCTTTGGGCGAATTTGTCATCCCATCCCTGCTAGGTGGGTCCGGCACGCTGATGATCGGCAAGGTGCTCTGGGAGGAGTTTTTCAACAACCGCGACTGGCCCGTCGCCAGCGCGGTCGCGGTGGTTCTGCTGCTGATCCTGATCATCCCGATCATCCTGTTCCAGCGCAATCAGCAACGCCAGGCGGAGCAGGAAACATGA
- a CDS encoding ABC transporter permease gives MNRLSWFNVTSLTLGFAFLYLPMVILIIYSFNESKLVTVWAGFSTKWYGELLQNEAFLDAAWVTIKVAVLSSTIATVLGTMAAYVLVRGGRFMGRTLFSGMIYAPLVMPEVITGLSLLLLFIGIGLDRGVLTIVLAHTTFSMCYVSVVVSSRLLTFDRSLEEAALDLGCSSFDAFRLVTLPIIAPAVVSGWLLAFTLSLDDLVIASFAAGPSATTLPIKIFSAVRLGVSPEINALSTIMIGIVTIGVIGASLVSKRNSLKQQKDEQAAARAA, from the coding sequence ATGAACAGGCTCAGTTGGTTCAATGTTACGTCGCTGACGCTGGGGTTCGCTTTTCTCTACCTGCCTATGGTCATCCTGATCATCTATTCCTTCAATGAGAGCAAATTGGTCACGGTCTGGGCGGGATTTTCGACCAAATGGTATGGCGAACTGCTCCAGAACGAAGCTTTTCTCGATGCCGCGTGGGTCACGATAAAAGTTGCAGTTTTATCCTCAACAATAGCCACTGTTCTGGGAACCATGGCGGCCTATGTGCTCGTGCGCGGTGGCCGGTTCATGGGGCGCACGCTGTTTTCTGGCATGATCTACGCGCCTTTGGTGATGCCGGAAGTAATTACCGGGCTTTCGTTGTTGCTCCTCTTTATCGGTATCGGTTTGGATCGAGGTGTTTTGACCATCGTGCTGGCCCATACGACCTTTTCGATGTGCTATGTTTCCGTGGTGGTTTCTTCCCGGCTGCTGACGTTTGACCGCTCGCTTGAAGAGGCCGCGTTGGATCTGGGATGTTCCAGCTTTGACGCATTCCGGCTTGTCACCTTGCCCATTATCGCGCCTGCGGTCGTATCCGGATGGCTGCTGGCGTTTACCTTGAGCCTTGATGATCTGGTCATCGCCTCCTTTGCTGCGGGACCATCGGCGACGACCCTCCCGATCAAGATTTTTTCAGCCGTAAGACTGGGTGTTTCCCCTGAGATTAACGCCCTTTCCACGATCATGATTGGCATCGTCACCATCGGCGTGATCGGTGCTTCACTTGTGTCCAAGCGCAATAGTCTTAAGCAACAAAAAGATGAACAGGCTGCGGCCCGAGCAGCATGA
- a CDS encoding FAD-binding oxidoreductase has protein sequence MTRIFSDFVYGDGPRQRCWWSGTCYVPDRPSVVGSCRADVAIIGTGSTDLSAALHLAEAGVDVVVLDAHFPGWGASGRNGGFCFLGGGAKTDASLDVEFGRQGRLEYRAMEHAAVEFVQNLLTRLGLSVDLHSKDETELAHRPSDMALLRAKAASVEENYGVSPVLIKKSNLLENGLGGLFFWCSDDTHWVRFEPNEIPDGIGRRCREGRYHNSQLQPRAAQ, from the coding sequence ATGACGCGGATCTTTTCCGATTTTGTCTATGGCGATGGCCCGCGTCAGCGATGTTGGTGGTCTGGGACATGTTACGTGCCTGACCGACCTTCGGTTGTGGGGTCCTGTCGTGCTGATGTCGCGATCATCGGGACTGGTTCCACGGACTTGTCGGCTGCACTGCATTTGGCCGAGGCGGGTGTGGATGTCGTGGTGTTGGATGCACATTTTCCGGGGTGGGGAGCGTCGGGCAGGAATGGTGGCTTTTGTTTCCTTGGTGGTGGTGCGAAAACAGATGCCAGTCTTGACGTTGAGTTTGGGCGGCAAGGTCGACTGGAATACAGAGCCATGGAGCATGCCGCGGTTGAATTTGTTCAAAATTTGTTAACGCGTTTGGGTTTGAGCGTCGATCTGCACTCCAAAGACGAAACAGAACTGGCGCATCGTCCCAGTGACATGGCGTTGCTGCGGGCCAAAGCGGCAAGTGTCGAGGAAAATTATGGGGTATCACCAGTATTGATTAAAAAATCAAACCTGTTGGAAAATGGTCTGGGAGGGCTTTTTTTTTGGTGCTCTGACGACACCCATTGGGTTCGCTTTGAACCCAATGAAATACCTGACGGGATTGGCCGCCGCTGCAGAGAGGGCAGGTACCACAATTCACAACTACAGCCCCGTGCTGCGCAGTGA
- a CDS encoding FAD-dependent oxidoreductase, whose translation MKYLTGLAAAAERAGTTIHNYSPVLRSEAAGKGIKLVCNDGHVLAEQVIVATNGYSSEDFPDWLGGRYMPVQCNVLMTRPLSDSEIDQQGWSSQQMSFDVPLVS comes from the coding sequence ATGAAATACCTGACGGGATTGGCCGCCGCTGCAGAGAGGGCAGGTACCACAATTCACAACTACAGCCCCGTGCTGCGCAGTGAAGCTGCGGGAAAAGGTATCAAACTGGTTTGCAACGATGGTCATGTGTTGGCTGAGCAGGTGATTGTGGCAACGAATGGCTATTCATCCGAAGATTTTCCCGATTGGCTTGGGGGCCGCTACATGCCAGTTCAATGCAATGTTCTGATGACGCGGCCTCTGAGCGACAGCGAGATCGATCAACAGGGCTGGAGCAGCCAACAAATGAGCTTTGACGTGCCCCTAGTTTCCTAG
- a CDS encoding FAD-dependent oxidoreductase, whose amino-acid sequence MVPKLPSKASRNLGAPQFDTRNLLHYFRLMPDRRFLFGMPGGLLSGAATQSRARRHIRRDFEAIFPGWRDVEAPHDWPGMACLSRQRQAFVGVVTNCPGWWAAMCYHGNGVAMGSFCGKLLADLIQGRCPEHYPQAARRHMQKFLLGRARRLIMLPIYAGLRLADR is encoded by the coding sequence TTGGTTCCAAAATTACCAAGCAAAGCGTCTAGAAATCTAGGGGCCCCTCAATTTGATACCCGGAATTTACTTCATTACTTTCGTTTGATGCCGGATCGGAGGTTTCTTTTCGGTATGCCCGGCGGGTTGTTAAGCGGTGCAGCTACGCAATCGCGGGCACGCCGTCACATCAGGCGCGATTTTGAGGCAATTTTTCCTGGGTGGCGGGATGTGGAGGCCCCCCACGATTGGCCCGGTATGGCTTGTCTTTCACGGCAGCGTCAGGCTTTTGTTGGTGTAGTCACGAACTGTCCTGGATGGTGGGCCGCAATGTGTTATCACGGCAACGGTGTGGCGATGGGCAGCTTTTGCGGCAAACTTTTAGCGGATTTAATTCAGGGCCGCTGTCCGGAACATTATCCGCAAGCCGCGCGCCGACACATGCAAAAGTTTTTACTTGGCCGCGCGCGGCGTTTGATTATGCTACCAATTTATGCCGGTTTAAGACTGGCGGACCGCTAG